A part of Streptomyces sp. NBC_00557 genomic DNA contains:
- a CDS encoding ABC transporter permease translates to MALPVAFFALFFAWPVAAIVARGLKADGAWRWGRLADVVTQPDIRHVLWFTTWQALASTALTLLLALPAAYVFARLDFPGRQVLRAVVTVPFVLPTVVAGSAFLALVGHGGLLDDLWGVRLDTTVWAILLAHVFFNCAVVVRTVGGLWSQLDPRQEEAARMLGASPLGAWRKVTLPALAPAVAAAALMVFLFCFTSFGIVQILGGPTFSTLEVEIYRQTSEVFDLSTAAVLTLVQFAAVGAILAVHAWTVRRRETALRLVDPAVTARRPRGAGQWALLALVLGTVALLLVLPLAVLVQRSLDAPGFGYYRALTDADGGTFLVAPVHAVWTSLQYAVAATAIAVAIGGLAAAALARRDAGRLVRGFDALLMLPLGVSAVTVGFGFLIALDKPPLDLRQSWLLVPLAQALVGAPFVVRTMLPVLRAVDVRLREAAAVLGASPWRVWREVDLPMVRRALLVAAGFAFAVSLGEFGATVFIARPDNPTLPVAVARLLSRPGDLNYGQAMALSTILMVVCAAALLLLERLRTDRTGEF, encoded by the coding sequence ATGGCCCTGCCTGTCGCGTTCTTCGCGCTCTTCTTCGCCTGGCCCGTCGCAGCGATCGTGGCGCGCGGGCTGAAGGCGGACGGCGCCTGGCGGTGGGGGCGGCTCGCGGACGTCGTCACACAGCCGGACATCCGGCACGTGCTGTGGTTCACCACCTGGCAGGCGCTCGCCTCCACGGCGCTCACCCTGCTGCTCGCGCTGCCCGCCGCCTACGTCTTCGCCCGCCTCGACTTCCCGGGCCGGCAGGTGCTGCGGGCGGTGGTCACCGTGCCGTTCGTGCTGCCGACCGTCGTCGCCGGCAGCGCGTTCCTCGCCCTGGTCGGGCACGGGGGGCTGCTCGACGACCTGTGGGGCGTACGGCTGGACACCACGGTGTGGGCCATCCTGCTGGCCCACGTCTTCTTCAACTGCGCCGTCGTGGTACGGACCGTGGGCGGGCTGTGGTCCCAGCTCGACCCCCGGCAGGAGGAGGCCGCCCGCATGCTGGGCGCCTCGCCGCTCGGCGCCTGGCGCAAGGTCACCCTCCCCGCGCTCGCGCCCGCCGTGGCCGCCGCCGCGCTGATGGTGTTCCTGTTCTGCTTCACCTCCTTCGGCATCGTCCAGATCCTCGGCGGCCCCACCTTCTCCACCCTCGAAGTGGAGATCTACCGGCAGACCTCCGAGGTCTTCGACCTGTCCACGGCCGCCGTCCTCACCCTCGTCCAGTTCGCCGCCGTCGGCGCGATCCTCGCCGTGCACGCCTGGACCGTACGGCGCCGGGAGACCGCGCTGCGGCTGGTGGACCCGGCGGTGACCGCCCGCCGGCCGCGCGGCGCCGGGCAGTGGGCGCTGCTCGCCCTCGTCCTCGGCACCGTCGCCCTGCTCCTGGTGCTGCCCCTCGCCGTCCTCGTCCAGCGCTCCCTCGACGCGCCGGGCTTCGGCTACTACCGGGCGCTCACCGACGCCGACGGCGGTACGTTCCTGGTGGCGCCGGTCCACGCGGTGTGGACGTCCCTCCAGTACGCCGTCGCCGCCACGGCCATCGCCGTGGCGATCGGCGGTCTGGCCGCCGCTGCGCTCGCCCGGCGGGACGCCGGACGCCTGGTGCGGGGCTTCGACGCGCTGCTGATGCTGCCGCTCGGGGTCTCCGCCGTGACCGTCGGCTTCGGCTTCCTGATCGCCCTCGACAAGCCGCCGCTGGACCTGCGCCAGTCCTGGCTCCTGGTGCCGCTCGCCCAGGCGCTGGTCGGCGCCCCCTTCGTCGTACGCACGATGCTGCCCGTGCTGCGCGCGGTGGACGTACGGCTGCGGGAGGCGGCCGCTGTGCTCGGGGCTTCACCGTGGCGGGTGTGGCGCGAGGTGGACCTGCCGATGGTGCGCAGGGCGCTGCTGGTCGCGGCCGGGTTCGCGTTCGCCGTCTCGCTCGGCGAGTTCGGGGCGACCGTGTTCATCGCCCGGCCCGACAACCCGACGCTGCCGGTCGCCGTGGCCCGGCTGCTCAGCCGCCCCGGAGACCTCAACTACGGCCAGGCCATGGCCCTTTCGACGATCCTCATGGTGGTGTGCGCCGCCGCGCTGCTGCTGCTTGAGCGGCTGCGCACCGACCGGACGGGGGAGTTCTAG
- a CDS encoding ABC transporter ATP-binding protein, which yields MLLSLDAATVRLGGRAVLDAVGLEVAEHEVVCVLGPSGSGKSTLLRAVAGLQPLSAGRVLLDGRDQAGVPAHKRGVGLMFQDHQLFPQRDVGANVAFGLRMHGVDRGERDARVAQLLELVGLPGAARRAVASLSGGEQQRVALARALAPRPRLLMLDEPLGQLDRSLRERLVVELRELFGRLGTTVLAVTHDQGEAFALADRVVVMRDGRIAQSGTPLEVWQRPADAFVARFLGFDNVVEATVAGTAADSPWGKLPVPDGSPQGARSLLVRPAGVRLVAADAGLRCTVTARTFKGTHVAVHLQPADAPRLEAACALRDAPEVGRAVGVEFDATEIVVLD from the coding sequence ATGCTGCTGAGCCTGGACGCCGCGACCGTGCGCCTCGGCGGGCGGGCCGTGCTGGACGCGGTGGGCCTGGAGGTCGCCGAGCACGAGGTGGTGTGCGTGCTCGGGCCCAGCGGCAGCGGGAAGTCGACCCTGCTGCGGGCGGTCGCCGGACTCCAGCCCCTGTCCGCCGGACGGGTGCTGCTCGACGGCCGGGACCAGGCGGGCGTGCCCGCGCACAAGCGGGGCGTCGGCCTGATGTTCCAGGACCACCAGCTCTTCCCGCAGCGGGACGTCGGCGCGAACGTGGCCTTCGGGCTGCGCATGCACGGCGTGGACCGGGGCGAACGGGACGCCCGGGTCGCCCAGTTGCTGGAGCTGGTCGGGCTGCCCGGAGCCGCCCGGCGGGCCGTGGCCTCCCTCTCCGGCGGTGAGCAGCAGCGCGTGGCCCTCGCCCGCGCGCTGGCTCCCCGCCCCCGGCTGCTGATGCTGGACGAGCCGCTCGGCCAGCTCGACCGCTCGCTGCGCGAACGCCTGGTGGTCGAACTGCGGGAACTGTTCGGCCGGTTGGGCACGACCGTGCTCGCGGTGACGCACGACCAGGGCGAGGCCTTCGCGCTGGCCGACCGGGTGGTGGTGATGCGGGACGGGCGGATCGCGCAGTCCGGTACGCCCCTTGAGGTCTGGCAGCGGCCCGCCGACGCCTTCGTGGCCCGCTTCCTCGGCTTCGACAACGTGGTGGAGGCGACCGTCGCCGGTACGGCCGCCGACAGCCCCTGGGGCAAGCTGCCCGTCCCCGACGGCTCGCCGCAGGGCGCCCGCAGCCTGCTGGTGCGGCCCGCCGGGGTACGGCTGGTGGCCGCCGACGCGGGCCTGCGCTGCACGGTGACGGCGCGCACCTTCAAGGGCACCCATGTGGCCGTCCACCTCCAGCCCGCGGACGCCCCGCGCCTGGAGGCGGCCTGCGCGCTGCGGGACGCGCCCGAGGTCGGCCGGGCCGTGGGCGTGGAGTTCGACGCGACCGAAATCGTCGTGCTCGACTGA